ACCGACGATGGTAAAGTTATTTATGATATTTCCCTTGAAATCATACTCGACGACATTACTCATTGCCCCGCCTGAACCATCCGGCGCACCTCCGTTGCCATAGCCGATGAACACATTGGTGGCGCTAAATGTTACCGAGTCGGGAGCGCTCAAACCGCTTGGCGCAGTCGCGAAGGTAGTGACCGAGTAGGGCGGCGTCGCCACAACCTGGGTCAGACCGTTGGCCGGTATCAGGGCTACAACGATGCTGAACAGGATGGTCCCGTAAAATGCAGAGTAATTGTTCCTGAGCCAACTCGAGAATAGTGCTTTTACCATGTGATCGTTCCTCCCGCGGGGCCGATTCAACCCGTCGCTCGAGGAGGAGCACTATACATGTCCTCTATTTCCAGGATTGTGTTTCCTGCGTGAGAAAATAGTTAGATGTGCGTTAACGCGACAGATCGCTAGATGCGCGAATAGGCGTTTGACACCCACGGAACAATCTATGATGCAAACGGATTGTCAAGCATATCAATCAGATGGTTATTCATGTTTTCACCGACACGCGGCACTCACGATCGGCCAATGCCAACAAACTGCCAAGGCATTCCCGGTCAGAAAGAGCGCTTTGGACACCAGGCGCCGCCGCGATTCATCCTCACAATAGTCAACGGCTCGCGACCGTGTCGCTACATTATTATATAAGCACCATTCCGGTAGCGCTCAGGTTTCCGACTTCCTGTGATTCAGAATCGCATCTTGTTGACAAATTTGCTGGAGCCAACCGGCGCTAAAGTAAGTGTTCGCCCAGTAAGGAGGGTCAGCACGACTAATACTATTACCGTGCAAAAGGGGCAATTGGAGGCTCTTAAGGCGGGGTTAATCTCGTTCACATGAAACGGTCATATCTTGGTGCTATTTCCATCTTTCGGGCTATTAAAACAGGGAGGAACATATGGACAAGAACCTTAAGGATTGGGTAGCCATTGGCGGCCTTGCGTTGGCGTTGATCGCGCCAATGCCGAAGCAGGCACGGGCCGCCGCGCCCAGCATCTCCCACGTGTTGCTGCTCAGCGTCGACGGCATGCACGCGGTGGATTTCGCGAATTGCGCGACCGGTCTTAGCACGGTGAATGGCGGTACCCCCTATTGCCCCAACCTGGCGGCATTGCAGGGGGTCAACTATGTCGCCTCCTCCACCTCGAAACCCTCGGATTCATTTCCTGGACTGATGTCAATAGTCAGTGGAGGATCCCCGAAGTCGATGGGTGTCTACTACGACGTTGCGTTTGATCGGTCATTCTTTCCGCCGGCGCGGACTTCTGGCAATGGCAATCCCGGCGGGAGTTGTTCACCCGGTGGTACGCCGCCCGGCACCACTACCGAATACGACGAGGGTATCTCGATCAATAAGAACCTGCTCAACGGTGGCGCGCCCACCGGGGACGGCGGAGTGGCCTCGCTCCAACCGCTCTTCCTCGTCCGCGACGGGAATTGCAATCCGGTCTACCCGTGGAACTTTGTCCGCGTCAACACGATTTTCGGAGTTATTCACGCCGCCGGAGGCTATACCGCCTGGTCCGACAAACACCCTTCCTATTCGTCGGTGGGTGGCCCAACCGGGACTAACGTCGATACTAATGTCGACGACTACTACGCGCCCGAGATCAATTCCAATTCGTCAGACTACGTGTCCAGCGACATCAAGGTGGCTGGCTGCACTCCGCTTCCCGATCTGTTGGCGGTGAGGGCAGCGGACGACTATACCGGCAGCTTCCAGAACATCCAGTGCTACGATGGGCTGAAGGTACAGGCCATCCTCAACGAGATCGACGGCAAAAACCACAACGGCACTGCCACGACCAAAGTCCCGAACATTTTCGGTATGAACTTTCAGGCCGTCAGTATCGGCCAGAAGTTGATCTACCAGCACGGCGCGGTCGCGTCCGGTTACAGCGAGAAAGGCGGTTATCTCGACTCAATCGGAACGCCGAGTCCCTCACTGCTCAAAGAGATCCAATTTGTTGACAAGTCGATCGGCATGATGGTCTCCGAGCTAACGAAGCAGGGTCTGCTTGATTCGACCCTATTCATCGTAACCGCCAAACATGGGCAGTCACCGATAGATAGCAGCCGCTACAATGCGAACGGGTCGCCCAACGATCCAGCTACGATTCTGGCCAGCTTCCTGGCGCCCTCGGAGAATAGCGCGATTGGACCGACCGAGGACGATGTGGCGCTGCTTTGGCTTGCGGACTCGGCCAACACCGCGACGGCGGTGGCGGAACTGGAAAAAGCCTCGCCCGCTCTGCCGCTGGCGGATAACATTGCCGGCATCGGCATAATTTTCTCGGGGCCCACGCTGAGCCTCAATTACAACACTCCAGGTCTGCCACCTAACGGGGACCCGCGCACGCCGGACATCATTGTTACCCCCAATATCGGCGTGACCTACTCGAACAGCACGAAGAAGCTCGCCGAGCACGGCGGGTTCGGCCATGACGACACCAACGTTATCCTGCTGGTCTCGAACCCGGGGCTGTCCAGTGCGACGATTTCTGCCCCCGTTGCGACCGCTGGGGTCGCTCCCACGATCCTGCAAGCCCTTGGACTTGCTCCGAGTAGTCTGCAGGCGGTGACGCAGGAAGGCACCCAAGTTCTTCCGGGGCTTCCCTTCTAAGCTGGTTGGCTCGGCAAAATTGACTGCCCGAGTGAAGTGGACGCCGGTCAGGCGCCCACTTCATCTTTCGGCTTTGAAAGGCCCCGGAACTCCCTCCACTGACGCTGGTGAGCCCCGATAAGGGTCCACCGGTTTCACCCCGTGTGACTGGCAGACCCAGAACCTGACAGGACGAACGCTCGTACCGCAAACTTCCCGATCAACCGGAGGGGTGCTCGCGTTCCCACTCCTCGACGTCGTGGAAGACATGTCTTAGGAAGCCCACCGTCTTGGAAAGTTCGATTCCATGACTGGATTCGAGCACTCCGCTTCTCACCAACTCACTGGAAGCTTTCGCGAGGCGCTGGAAATCGAGTTCTCTCAGGCCCTCGCGCAGCAGCGCGATCGCCGTTCTAGCCTTGGCTTCTGTGTCTTTCATGGCGTTTGCGTTCCTGCGGCTAATCGGTCCGCGGCCGCCTCTCGTACCGGTCCATGTGAGATAGCTCCTTCCCCTCGACCATGAACATAACCATTTCTGCGATATTGGTCGCGTGCTCGGAGATCTCATTCAGGTCTTTCGACAATAGGGCCAATTTCGCGTCTCGGGCAATTCGCTCGGGGTCCTTTGCTAACGAGGTGATCAGGTTCGGAAACACATGGCTGTAAAGGTCGTCGAATTCTTTATCCTTTTCCCACACCGACTTTACGAGAGCAGCATCGCTTCGTGAAAAAGCCGCCATCGCATCACTGACCATCCCCGTGGCAAGCTTGCTGATCTGCAAGACCTGCGCGTCGGTTGAAACCGGATCGGGCGCGTCGCCATTAGCTACCGCCTCACAGATGTTGACGACGCGATCGCCGATGCGCTCCAGTTCAGTGGTAATCTTCATCGCGGCGGTTATGAAGCGGAGGTCACCGGCCACCGGCTGATGAAGGGCAAGGACCTGCAGGCATATCTCTTCCACTTCAATATCCATTCGGTTCACGTTGATGTCCCGCTCGGTAATTGTGCGTGCGTCGCTAACGTTGTGTTCCTTCAGGCACACGAGCGCTCGCTCGAGCTGCTCGATAACCAGTTCTCCCATCTCACTGACTTTAGTTCGTAGTTCGGCGAGTTCGAGATGAAACGTTTTGTGCTTGTGTTCCATATAAACTCCAAATTGCCAGCTTGAGTTCGTTTCCTTGCCCAGGGTTTATGCGGCTTTTGACACCGCCATCTCGCCTGATTCGCGGCCGCGGTCGAGGTGTTTGCTCATTACCTCTGGGTGAGGAAACAAGCGTGCGGAGTTCAGAATGAACATCATCTCAGAGGCAACGTGAATGAAGGCCGCCAAGCTCGGGTCAAGCAGCCCTGCGGCAGCGAGTGCCATTCCAGCCAGGTCAACTACTATAGTGCCGGCAAAGTTCTGCCAAATGATCCTTCGCGTCCACCGGGCAATTTCCACGGTGTCTGCGAATTTGCGCAAGTCATTTCCCAGCAGCACAATACCCGCGCTCTCTTGCGCGACATCGGTTCCCGAGCCCATCGCCACGCCCACGCTGGCCGCGGCCAGGGCGGGTGCGTCGTTGATTCCGTCGCCGACCATCGCGACCACGCGTCCCGACTGCTTGAGATGGCTGATTCGCGCCAGCTTGTCCTCGGGCAGCCGCTCGGCCGCAAAGTCCATTATTCCGAGCTGGGCGGCGACCTGCCTTGCTACCGGCTCGGCGTCGCCGGTGAGGAGCAGCGTCCTTAGCCCCATGCGGTCAAATTGCTTGATGGCGTGGCGCGCCTCGGGCCGAACGGTGTCGGCGATCGTAACCGTGCCAAGGAATTGGCCGTTGCGCGCGACCATCACCTCCGACGCGCCGCTGGTGCCCGATCCCGAATCTCCTGGAATCGGGATCTGATGTTCGCTCATTAGAAAGCGGTTTCCCGCGAGGATCGTCGTGGCACCGAATTTGGCAACGATTCCGAGCCCGGGGCTGGAGTCGAAACGCTCGGGCTCTTCGACCGCGATTCCTTTGGCCGCGGCGTAGGCAACGATCGCCTTACCCAGCGGATGCTCGGAGCGTAATTCCGCCGAGGCAGCCGCGGAAATCAGCTCATTCTCAGACGCGCCCCCGAATGGAAAAGCCGCCTGCACGACGGTGCGGCCGAAGGTCAAGGTCCCGGTTTTGTCCAGCACCACGCTATTAACCCGGCCGAGAATCTCTAGGTACAGTCCTCCCTTTATGATCGCACCCAGCCGCGCCGCGCGTCCGATTCCCCCCAGGATCGCCAGCGGCGTGCCGGCTGCGATCCCGCAGGCGCCTGCCACGATGATCACCGAGATGGTCGAACGAAGGTCGCGAGCAAACAAGAACGTCAGCGCCGCCGCGGCCAGAGCGAAATAGACCAGCAATCCGGCCAGACGATCGGCGATGCGCTGCACCGGCGCGCGCGAACGCTCGGCGGCTTCCACCGCCTCGATGATTTTTCCGAAGCTCGTGTCCCGGCCGATTCGATCGGTGCGAATTTCGAGCGCGCCCGACTGGTTGATGGTTCCTGCGAAGACCGCCGATCCCGGTATTTTTTCAACCGGCATCGACTCGCCCGTAATCCTCGATTGGTCCACGAAGGAACGGCCGCCGGTTACGGTCCCATCGACCGGAATCGCGCCGCCGGGGCTCACCAGCACCTGGTCTCCCGCGCAAAGCTCATCCGCGCCAACTTCGCAGATGTTTCCCGCGCGCCGCACCACGACCAAGCGCGGCAGAAAATCGAGGAGGTCACGAATCGCGCGCCGCCCGCGTGCGACGGTCAGATTTTCCAACACCTCCGCGGCGAGCACGAACAGCGTGATGATTAGTGCGGTGAAAAACTCGGAAATGGCGGCGGCCGCCAAAATCGCAATGCTCATGGAAAGCTCCATGGTCATGCGCCGGGCTGCGAGATTTTGTGCCGCTTCCCGAAAGATTGGCCATGCGCCGATGAGCACGGCCCCAATGCCGATGAGGCTCAGGTGCGGAAGCGGCCGGCCAACCGGAAATCGCATCAGCACGGCCACCGCCGCGACGGTCAGAAACCGCATGGCCTCGACCCACCCGAGGCCGAGCGTGGATTCATGCTCGCGAGGGCCTTGGGCGATCTGAGCGGTGCGGTCCCGCGCAGTCAAGGTTTCCATGGCCAAGTGAGCCTCACCTCAGGTAGGCCTGCACGACCTCTATCAACTCTTCGGCGCCCCGGGACCGGCTGGTGCTCCGCTCGCGTGCCGGATCTACGACGTGCTCGCGGATATGATCCTCGATGATCTCAGCCATCAGGCTGTTCATAGCGCCGCGCGCGGCGACCACCAGGTGCAACACGGCAGCGCATCCTTTCTCCTGTTCCAGCGCCCGCTCCACCGCCTCGACCTGTCCCCTCATCCGGCGCACTCGCGCCAGCAGTTTGGCTTTTTCCTTGATCGTATGGCTCATAATCCAATACCCTATTGGGTATGGTATCGATCGATCCGGACCGAGTCTACCCCGAGCCGCCGACCAACTAGTTCTTTGATTGCCGCGGCTGCTTGGAGAACCTGCTGGACGGGTTCGCCAGCCTGCTGGGGGAGGGTCAGAAAGCGAGACTCAAGTTAGTGAGCGGACCAGGACTGCGACGATTGTGAATGTCCGACATTCCGCGACTTCTGCCCATCACTCTGAGTCACCTCAACCGGCCCAAACCGCCCACGGAGGTTTGAAAAAGAAAGCGCCTCGAAGGATTCAAGGCGCTTTGCTTACGACTTCGGAAGACCAGAGCTTTTCGTTACCGCACGCCGAGCAGGCTACCCATCAGGGGCGCGAAGACTGAGCCATTCTGCCCATATGCGTAACCGCCGTAGGGAGCTATTGAAGCCATTCCCCCGCAGCCGTTTCCACCGCCCCGCATCTGACGCGCAACGTCATTAGCCGCCAGAGGATGTCCGGTCGCACGGTCGTGGCGGTACACATTCTGAAGGCGGCTGAGATTGCCGCACGGTCCGTTGCCCGATCCATAGGCTCCGGCCGCATATGGGGTGGTGTATGCCGGTACACCCGCGCCGTACGCCCGCGCGGCGGGAATCACCGCCTGCGGCGCGTATCCGTAAGCTCGCGGCGCGTATCCATAAGCTGGGGCAGCGGCATGAAAACGGTGCCATCCGCCAGACCAGTTCTGGTGTCGAGCCAGCCACGCCTGATGGGCGATTTGGTTGTGATGATTCCAGTCGCCGGCCGACGCGCTCATTGGTATCAACATGACTAGTGCAGCCGCAGCCGCCAGCGCGATTGGGAGAAGCTTCCTGAAAAACCTTAGCCAAGTCATCTTGGTTCACCTCCAACGGGTCGACTTTTCATAGAGCACGTGCGGTGCCAGTTCATAACAGCTCAAACCGCAAGCAAATGACACGTTAGTTGTGCGGTGCTGGGGTTTTATCAGTGCGGTTTTCGGGGAAATGGCATTCTGGACGGATGCGAAACGCCCGGACGCGTCACGATACTTAACAAACCGTAAGCTGGCCAGGTTTAGCCGCTGCTCTCAGCCGACAGGTCGGCTGCGGCCCAGGCGAAGATCAATGGACGAGCAAGGGAGCGCCGCTAGCGGGCTGCGTCTGCGAGTCCTCACTGCTTGACCCGATTGCATACCGCCACCTTTTTGGTCAGGACGCGAGGAGGCAAACTCCAATCGTCACCCGACGAGAAAGTGTTCGATCAGGATCAGGTTGGTCACCAAAAACGCTAGCGGCACCGACCAGCGCGAGATTCGCTGGATACGGATCCCAAGGTCGGTGGATCTCTCATGGCGATGCGACAGGTGGACCACCATCAGCTCCACGATTGCCGCGAACACGAACACGTAGCAGACAAGGAAGAACGCATCTATGTAGGTTAGGTAGGGCACTCGCGGCATGGTCGCGGAAATCGCAAACGCGAACGCGATCACGGTCAGGATAGTAGTGATCGCGATTTGCACCTGGTTGGAGAGGTCGCGCGCTTCGATCCAGAACACCGCCCACGACAGCACCACCATCAGCAACAGCGGCAGAAACACTTTCCACAGATAGAAGGCGTAGCGGCGTTCGACGGTGATCGTAAAACGCGCTTCCGGAATCCGCTTGCCGCGATACACTTCCGACGTGCCAATCGATAGTTCCACGGTCCGCAGGTTCCATTGCGCAAGCGAGCTGTATTGGGTGAACTCGCGCGTAGCCCACACCTCGCGGTTGTACGCTGTGAACTCCACCTGTCGCTGCTGCCGCAGGTACGGGTGCATGATGATCAAGAGCGATTGTGAGTCGAACGGAAAGCGCCGGAGCATAAATTTCGACGACAGCACCGCGTGAAAGCGTTCGACGTAGCTGACCGAGCCATCAGGGTCGACCTCTGCCGAGGTGTCGTAGCGTTCACGGGGAACGACGGCATTGACCATCTCAAAGGACGGGATCCAGATCTGGGCTCGATTGTACTGGCGATGCTGGTCGGTCGGTCGGGTCGGCGTAAACGCAAGCCGCGGGTCGATCCAACCCGCCATCAGGTAGCTATCGATCTCAAATTGCTCTTTCACCTCATCGATGGAGGCGATGTTGATGATGTGTAGGCTCACCGCGACTTTGACCGGTTTCCCGTCCTGCAAGGGTGGCGTCTGCAGGTCGCCGGCCGCGGGCGTGGCGGACCAGCCGTTTGGCGAGCCGCCAAGCAGCAAGAAGACGGCGGCGAGCAGTCCCCCAACCATGCCCGGGCGGGTCCAGACCGGCGTCATTCGTCGGGGCTGAGCATCTTCTCTGCCCGCACCAAGCGGTCGAATTCCTCGCCTTTGAGCAAGCCCAGCGCGATACAGGCCTCGCGCAGCGTGGAGCCGTCGGCGTGCGCTTTCTTGGCCACCTTGGCGGCATTGTCGTAGCCGATGTGGGGGCTCAGCGCGGTGACCAGCATCAGAGAGTCGCTGACATAGTGCGCCAGGCGCTCGCGGTTCGCCTCAATTCCCTCGACGCAATATTTGGTGAACGAGGTGCAGGAATCCGCGAGCAGCGTCACCGAGTGCAGGAAGTTGTGAATGATTATGGGCTTAAACACGTTGAGCTCGAAATTTCCCTGCGTGCCGGCCATCGCGATCGCCGCGTCGTTGCCCAGCACCTGGACGCACACCATCGTCATTGCCTCACTCTGGGTTGGGTTGACCTTGCCCGGCATGATTGAACTGCCCGGTTCATTCTCTGGCAGCGTGAGTTCGCCGAGCCCGCAGCGCGGACCCGAACCCATCCAGCGGATGTCGTTGGCTATCTTCATCAGCGAGCACGCGAGCGTGCGCAAGGTACCTGAGCCCATCACCAACGCATCATGTGCGGCGAGCGCCGCGAACTTGTTGGGCGCGCTGGTGAAAGGCAGCTTGGTGTATGCGGCGAGCTTGTCGGCCATTCGCTGTGCAAACTCGCGATGCGTATTCAGGCCGGTACCAACCGCAGTCCCACCGATTGCCAGCTCATAGATGTCCGGAAGCGCAGCCTCAATGCGGCGGATGTCGGCATCGAGCTGCGCCACGTAGCCGGAAAATTCCTGCCCCAGCGTGAGCGGGACAGCATCCATCAGGTGAGTACGCCCGATCTTGACGAGATCGGCGAACTCGCGCGCCTTGGCATCGAGTGAATCGCGCAGACGTTGAACCGCCGGGAGCAGGGTGTGCACCAGTTCTTCAGCAGCGGCAATATGCATCGCGGTGGGGAAGGTATCGTTGGAGGACTGCGACATGTTGACGTCGTCGTTGGGATGGATGGGCTTCTTGCTGCCGAGCACGCCGCCAGCCAGCTCGATCGCGCGGTTGGAAATTACCTCGTTGGCATTCATGTTGGTCTGGGTGCCGCTGCCCGTCTGCCAGATGCGCAGCGGAAAGTGATCGTCGAGTTTACCGGCGACAACCTCATCGGCGGCCTCGATCATGAGACGGGCTTTTTCGGCGGGCAGCTTGTGCAGATCGCGATTGACCTCCGCGGCGGCCTTCTTGAGCA
The Candidatus Binataceae bacterium DNA segment above includes these coding regions:
- a CDS encoding alkaline phosphatase family protein, with protein sequence MDKNLKDWVAIGGLALALIAPMPKQARAAAPSISHVLLLSVDGMHAVDFANCATGLSTVNGGTPYCPNLAALQGVNYVASSTSKPSDSFPGLMSIVSGGSPKSMGVYYDVAFDRSFFPPARTSGNGNPGGSCSPGGTPPGTTTEYDEGISINKNLLNGGAPTGDGGVASLQPLFLVRDGNCNPVYPWNFVRVNTIFGVIHAAGGYTAWSDKHPSYSSVGGPTGTNVDTNVDDYYAPEINSNSSDYVSSDIKVAGCTPLPDLLAVRAADDYTGSFQNIQCYDGLKVQAILNEIDGKNHNGTATTKVPNIFGMNFQAVSIGQKLIYQHGAVASGYSEKGGYLDSIGTPSPSLLKEIQFVDKSIGMMVSELTKQGLLDSTLFIVTAKHGQSPIDSSRYNANGSPNDPATILASFLAPSENSAIGPTEDDVALLWLADSANTATAVAELEKASPALPLADNIAGIGIIFSGPTLSLNYNTPGLPPNGDPRTPDIIVTPNIGVTYSNSTKKLAEHGGFGHDDTNVILLVSNPGLSSATISAPVATAGVAPTILQALGLAPSSLQAVTQEGTQVLPGLPF
- the phoU gene encoding phosphate signaling complex protein PhoU; its protein translation is MEHKHKTFHLELAELRTKVSEMGELVIEQLERALVCLKEHNVSDARTITERDINVNRMDIEVEEICLQVLALHQPVAGDLRFITAAMKITTELERIGDRVVNICEAVANGDAPDPVSTDAQVLQISKLATGMVSDAMAAFSRSDAALVKSVWEKDKEFDDLYSHVFPNLITSLAKDPERIARDAKLALLSKDLNEISEHATNIAEMVMFMVEGKELSHMDRYERRPRTD
- the fumC gene encoding class II fumarate hydratase, with the translated sequence MASEKTSPADVRTETDSMGAIEVRSDRYWGAQTERSLLHFAIGNDRMPRSVVRAFGLLKKAAAEVNRDLHKLPAEKARLMIEAADEVVAGKLDDHFPLRIWQTGSGTQTNMNANEVISNRAIELAGGVLGSKKPIHPNDDVNMSQSSNDTFPTAMHIAAAEELVHTLLPAVQRLRDSLDAKAREFADLVKIGRTHLMDAVPLTLGQEFSGYVAQLDADIRRIEAALPDIYELAIGGTAVGTGLNTHREFAQRMADKLAAYTKLPFTSAPNKFAALAAHDALVMGSGTLRTLACSLMKIANDIRWMGSGPRCGLGELTLPENEPGSSIMPGKVNPTQSEAMTMVCVQVLGNDAAIAMAGTQGNFELNVFKPIIIHNFLHSVTLLADSCTSFTKYCVEGIEANRERLAHYVSDSLMLVTALSPHIGYDNAAKVAKKAHADGSTLREACIALGLLKGEEFDRLVRAEKMLSPDE
- a CDS encoding metal/formaldehyde-sensitive transcriptional repressor, whose product is MSHTIKEKAKLLARVRRMRGQVEAVERALEQEKGCAAVLHLVVAARGAMNSLMAEIIEDHIREHVVDPARERSTSRSRGAEELIEVVQAYLR
- a CDS encoding cation-translocating P-type ATPase, with product METLTARDRTAQIAQGPREHESTLGLGWVEAMRFLTVAAVAVLMRFPVGRPLPHLSLIGIGAVLIGAWPIFREAAQNLAARRMTMELSMSIAILAAAAISEFFTALIITLFVLAAEVLENLTVARGRRAIRDLLDFLPRLVVVRRAGNICEVGADELCAGDQVLVSPGGAIPVDGTVTGGRSFVDQSRITGESMPVEKIPGSAVFAGTINQSGALEIRTDRIGRDTSFGKIIEAVEAAERSRAPVQRIADRLAGLLVYFALAAAALTFLFARDLRSTISVIIVAGACGIAAGTPLAILGGIGRAARLGAIIKGGLYLEILGRVNSVVLDKTGTLTFGRTVVQAAFPFGGASENELISAAASAELRSEHPLGKAIVAYAAAKGIAVEEPERFDSSPGLGIVAKFGATTILAGNRFLMSEHQIPIPGDSGSGTSGASEVMVARNGQFLGTVTIADTVRPEARHAIKQFDRMGLRTLLLTGDAEPVARQVAAQLGIMDFAAERLPEDKLARISHLKQSGRVVAMVGDGINDAPALAAASVGVAMGSGTDVAQESAGIVLLGNDLRKFADTVEIARWTRRIIWQNFAGTIVVDLAGMALAAAGLLDPSLAAFIHVASEMMFILNSARLFPHPEVMSKHLDRGRESGEMAVSKAA